A region of Streptomyces paludis DNA encodes the following proteins:
- the lexA gene encoding transcriptional repressor LexA, which yields MTTTADSATITAQDRSQSRFEPVHAMNDAIMNPEGSKPTRSLPGRPPGIRADSSGLTDRQRRVIEVIRDSVQRRGYPPSMREIGQAVGLSSTSSVAHQLMALERKGFLRRDPHRPRAYEVRGSDQPSTQQTDTTGKPAASYVPLVGRIAAGGPILAEESVEDVFPLPRQLVGDGELFVLKVVGDSMIEAAICDGDWVTVRRQPVAENGDIVAAMLDGEATVKRFRREEGHVWLLPHNASYQPIPGDDATILGKVVAVLRRV from the coding sequence GTGACCACCACCGCAGACAGTGCCACCATCACTGCCCAGGACCGCTCCCAGAGCCGATTCGAGCCGGTGCATGCCATGAATGACGCAATCATGAATCCGGAGGGCTCCAAGCCCACCCGCTCGCTGCCCGGCCGGCCTCCAGGGATCAGGGCGGACAGCTCCGGTCTCACGGACCGGCAGCGGAGGGTCATCGAGGTCATCCGCGATTCCGTACAACGGCGCGGCTACCCGCCCTCGATGCGGGAGATCGGCCAGGCCGTGGGCCTCTCCAGCACCTCGTCCGTGGCCCACCAGCTGATGGCCCTGGAGCGCAAGGGCTTCCTGCGCCGCGACCCGCACCGCCCGAGGGCGTACGAGGTCCGGGGCTCGGACCAGCCGAGCACCCAGCAGACGGACACGACCGGCAAGCCGGCCGCGTCGTATGTCCCGCTCGTCGGCCGGATCGCCGCCGGAGGGCCGATCCTCGCGGAAGAGTCCGTCGAGGATGTGTTCCCGCTCCCCCGCCAACTGGTGGGCGACGGAGAGCTGTTCGTCCTGAAGGTCGTGGGCGACTCCATGATCGAGGCGGCGATCTGTGACGGCGACTGGGTGACGGTCCGCCGCCAGCCCGTCGCGGAGAACGGTGACATCGTCGCCGCCATGCTGGACGGGGAGGCGACCGTCAAGCGCTTCCGGCGCGAGGAGGGCCATGTCTGGCTCCTCCCGCACAACGCGTCGTACCAGCCGATTCCCGGCGATGACGCGACCATCCTCGGCAAGGTGGTGGCCGTCCTCCGGCGGGTCTGA